aggtttgttacataggcaaacatgtgccatgggggtttgctgcacagatcaacccatcacctaggtattaagaccagcatgcattagctattcttcctaatgctctccctgcccctgcccccccaACAGACCCCAgcatgtgtgttttgttgttttttgtttttgagatggagttttgctcttgttatccaggctggagtgcaatggcgcgatctcagctcaccacaacctctgcctcctgggttcaagtgattctcctgcctcagcctcccaagtagctgggattacaggcatgcgctaccacgcccggccaattttgtctttttagtagagacgggggtttctccatgttggtcaggggctggtctcaaactcccaacctcaggtgatccacccacctcggcctcccaaagtgctgggattacaagtgtgagctactgcacctggccccagtatgtgttgttctccgcatgtatccatgtgttctcatcattctaCTTCCACTTACAAGcaagaacatgaggtgtttggttttctgttcctgccttagtttgctgaggataatggctacAAGCTCcatcatgtccctgcaaagaacatgatctcgttcctttttatggctgcatagtatttcatggtacatatgtaccacattttctttatctagtctatcatcgactggcatttaggttgattccacgtctttgctaatgtgaatagtgctgcaatgaacatacgtgtgcatgtatctttataacagaatgatttatattcctttgggtatatacccagtaatgggattgctcagtcaaatggtattcctgcttctagatctttgaggaatcaccacactctcttccacaatggttgaactaatttacaatcccatcaacaatgtaaaagccttcctttttctctgcatcctcaccagcatctgttgtttcttgactttttaataatcaccattctcaCTGATGCTGtcctattttttaatcaaattactGAGCTTCATGCTATTTTTGGTCAAAGCCAAAAACTAATATGATGGTTCAAATTTCTAACACATACTGAGTTCCTGAAATTATTAATATCACACATAAGAATTTACATGGTCACTAAATTTGTATCATACAGAAAACTACTACAGACCAGACTTTATAAGAAAAACTTATGTGCAAAAAGACTAGAGGGCTCTATGCATGTGTACAATAAATCTTTTGGCCATGTTCACAGGGCCACTGACTTTCTTAACTAATTACCTTATAGTTGCCATACACCTAAGgagtaaaaaataataagcattctGAAAATATGACATTTGAGTTTCATTTTATCCTTAAAATTGCTCTCCTCAGTTTGCAAGAGCTTTAACTTGACCCAGTATCTATTATACGTAATGATATTTTCCATCTCTAAAATGTCATCAATGGAGTGAAGAGATGTGTCTGGGtgcacatgtatgcatgcatacaAAGAATCTATTAAGCTAATTTCAAAGacagatttttataaaatatgttagtGAGGAtcaataacaaatatatttgtttaataaccTCTTCATGTTACTAAGTGCAGAAATTTCCTTTTCACTTACTTCCACTGCTGCTACAACCTGGGATATTTTCTGCAGAATATCCCATGAAGCCTCCATTCCCATTAGGATTAGAAGGTACTGATGCCAGAAGACCTAAAGgacaaaaaaattttcttttaaattatgatCAAGATAAAATTCAAAGATAAGTACATAAACAGCTgccaaagaaacaaagacagttctTAACATACCTAGTCCTCTATATCGTGAAAGCTGCTGATAGATCTGTTTCATCCTTTCGATATTCAAACGGCTTGCCTCAGCATGGTTCACCATTGGTTTAGGATAATTAACTCCTATCAAACATTTGGCTACCTTTTGGATACCTTCTGGTGCATTCCAGGGATCATAGATATATTTTGCAGGGAAGCCTCTTAGGACAGGCAAATAACGCctttgggagaaaaaagaaagattactaATAAAATGCACTCTAAGCAAACTATAACTACTAGCTATGACAGACCAAAATCAAATCAAGACCATTTAAATGATCTGTTTACCCTTCTCATCTCTGCTGCCCATCATGAGTGGGGAATACTTTAAGCATTGATTAAACATGAAAAGCTCTTCTTGAATTAACTATTCCAAACTGAGTAGTAATCACCCTTGATTTACCTGATATAGTCTCCATTGGGATCTGTTCTCCTACCAAAACCAACAGGGCAATAGCAGTGAAAAAACTGTTGAAAAAAGGAACTACAAGACAGCCACATCCAACTTCCAGCATTTATGCTCCAATCTGCATCAAGCAATAATTCTTCAAATACCTTCAGAAGTAACAGTAACCAATTAGTTTGCACACACATAATTCGCAAAGCAAGCATTTTCAAGGTCACAGTAGAGCCAAAGTCAAGGCAAAGAAAATCTAGCACAGAATTGTAAAATTAAACATTCCAAAGTTAGCTTCCCTATGTTCTGTTCTATAATGAGCTCTTCCAGAGAAAGAAACATAGTGGTAATATAGTATGCTTCTGAAGAGAATTTACTTTTCCAACCTCTGCAGTGTTACTGGGAGAATGGAAGgtaaaaaaaatattcaaatcacTGATTTAAAAGGATGTGGATTTAAAAGGATATTATTAGTAGACACAGGAAAAGCAGTCAACCACTTTCAAGAAAGcaaaaatgctattacataaaacACCAACAAAAACTTAGCTTCATATTCTAGCCTAAATAAAGGAAGCATACTCAAATataaattcacttaaaaatatatactagcATTACATAGTTTAATTTCGAATTCCTTgatcagaaagaaaatagaattaaaataaatgatttttatatatattcattaagtATGTTATATATTGTCTTTGTATACAACGGTGTACTAGGAAATATAAgagattaaacacacacacacacacacacacacacacacacaagctcagAAATGGTCCTTGGATGGGGCAAATGTATGGTATTGCCAGAAAGGTAAAAAATGTACgtaatggccgggcacggtggctcatgcgtgtaatcccagcactttgggaggctgaggcagggggatcatttgaggtcaggagttcaagaccagcctgggcaatatggtaaaaccctctctctactaaaaatgcaaaattagctgggcacagtggtgggcacctgtaatcccagctactcgggaggttgaggcaggagaatcacttgaacctggaaggcgtaggttgcagtgagctgagatcacgtcattgcaccccggcctgggctacagagtgagagactccgtctcaaaaaaaaaaaaaaaaaaaaagtacctaagTCTTATTACGTGTAATCCACAAGATGTCGTCACAAAATGTAGTATGCTTCTCTTTACATAATAGAAGTATTACTAAAAAGCTGAGAAGTGAGgtgaaatgatttatattttaaaatttataatatgaaTTCACTATCTCTAGGAACTCTTTAGTGAATTCTTTTCGTGATAGAAATATCACCTATAAATATATCTATCAACAAATTCAGTGTTAAATTTTACAGTTCTCTTAGTGGCTAGGCTGGTTTAACCATTAAAATGACTTTAGGTTAATCAATTTAACCAGTTTTCACCTTTTTGCTTGTCTGATTATACCATTTTTCTCTGAAAGTGTCCCCGTATTTGGGGAATTAAATGTTTTATCCACTGAAAAACTACACCATAAATGAATCTATAAACAGACAACTTCTAGGATTTGTTTTATTAAGGTAAGGATTCCTTCAAAATAAGGCATGCTATATCAGTTAGAACACTTaccttcattccttcttcccaACTAATCCACAGGTCCCCTCGTGTCAGGAAGCAAGCAACTGCATGCCTGGCTAGATGATGAATCCAACCCTCCTGACGAAGCTGTGTCATGATGGCATCAATCCATGGAAAGCCTGTCCGGCCTTCCGCCCATTTGGCTAAAGCCTCAGGATTTTTATCCCAAGGAATCTGAACACAGATAGGGTTTCCTTCCATTTTATCAAAGCGTGGATTATTTGTTGCTGCTGTATAGAAAAATTCACGCCATAACAGTTGCCCataaagggaaaggggaggggaactGTTCTTCTTTACCTATGGTTAAAAAGCAAAGAAGtattatcagaatttttttttaaagtattaaacaATAAGCTCTAATTTTAGAGAATACCTTTTTGTAGAGATCTGTTAGTTTGAAGTAAAACAGTCGACATGACAAACAACCAAATCGGAGATAAGGACTAAGTCCAGTAGGGCTTGCAAGCAGAGAATTCGCATTCATTCGAGGTCTTTCAAAATTTGCCACCCAAGCctgaaaacacacagagaaaattatattaactaattgtctttttcattttaaaagaacactcagaatggagatttttttttttaaagttacatagTTCTTGGGGAATAAAATCTTATCCTAGCCACAAATtacatgttttaataaaaaataagacaggatAAAAAAGTGAGCATTCTTTTGTTTCAGTCGTCCTTGTGCAGCACATACTCATGTGAAATAAATTTCCTTCAAATTTCCAACAGAAAGCTGAGAGCaccttcaatctctctctcttttttttttttcctgagacagggtctcgctctgtcacccaggctggagtgcagtggctcaatctcggctcactgcaacctccagctcccgggtggaggattctcttgcctcagcctcctgagtagctgcgactacaggcatgcgccaccacgcccggctaatttttgtatttttagtagggatgggatttcaccatgttggccaggctggtctcaaactcctgaccccaaatgatctgcccacctcagcctcccaaagtgttgggattacaggtatgagccaccaggcctggaaaatttatttatttattttgagatggagtctcactccatcacccaggctggagtacagtggtacgatcttggcttactgcgacttctgcctcctgggttcaaacaattctcatgcctcagcatcccaagtagctggaattaaaggcacacaccaccaccctggctaacttttgtatttttagtaaagatgggggttttgccatgttggccaggctggtcttgaactcctgacctcaagtgatccacctgcgtcagcctcccaaagtgctgggattacaggcgtaagccaccatgcctggctttcaACCTCTCTTTAACACAAAGGTAAAGGTGAAATATAATTCTATTCTAGTTTCGAAATTGTGGCCACTAGATACTAGCTTAGGTAGAAAGAACAGAAGAGGTAGTGCGGTAGTAGCTAAAGGGGAAATAAttagaagagaaggagaaagagcatTTAAATGAGGAGATGGTAGTTAACTTTCAAACAATTAGGTTTGTGCTATTTTAACCATTTCTGTTAATCCTCCCCTTTCAACaatctatttgttatttttaaaagagagaaaaattattttttaaatggcagttTGGAAATACAAGCATAGCTATATAATCTACATTATCATACTTTTCTTTCCAAATGCCTTTCCAAACGAGTAAGTgcttcagtttctccacctgGCCACACTGCAGAGGATAAGCCATCTGTATCAAAAcctacaagaaagaaaagaaaaaaacatcattCTTCcgaaactaatttttatttaacccCAATAACTGGGAGAACAAATTACTTTGCAGAAAAATTAAGAGAGTACCATAAAAATGAACTGAAGGCCTAAATAAGCCCTCACCTATAGAGGATATGACATGGTTTCAATTTTTCAGGATGTACATCTTAAGGTGGTAACAATAGAtcacatatttataaaacacataaaTGATGAACAAACATATCACTTCTTAAAgggttctttttcttctccccctgccctttctttctctcctaatGCAAAATACTTTACATGGCAAAATTAAAAGGGGAATTTTCTGAGTAATTTATGATTTATTAACTTGCAAGCCTCACACTGACTACAGTTTACACTCACCTAGCTCTTCCAGTGAAGGGACTCCATATTTCTCATCATGGTCATCAGACAGAGGAGTTGTGCACTTTTCTATCACTTCTGAAGTAATTGTCTCTACTGGTATCTCTAGTGGTTCCATTTTGCTGATGAGAGTCTGGAATCTTTTATAAGTTAGAGGCGGTTGTCCACCATTGAGTTCTATGATCCTATAACAAGAGTTAGTAAAATGTAGTTAGTATTAAAAAAGACAATACATTTTGGCTAATAAGCTCCCAAAAGgcttaaaaagcagaaaataaaattaatcactgAAGTCTTTGAGGGTGTTAGCTTGTTATAATGACCAAGAAATGTGTCCAAAATGATTAATGAGTCCAAAAATCATTCTCCTGAGCTTCTAGACATCCTCTGGGTATCAAATATACTACACAAATATACTACACAAATATTAAACCTTTAAgacaaagaatattaaaaacttaTGAGAGGAAAAAACAAGTAAGAGGGGAAATTAGTCTAAAGGCAATTACAAAAAGTTAATACACacagacatatgaaaaacatGTTATGGCCCAGCTCAAAGAATCTCAATCATCAATAAAAACTAAACCAGGTTGATAATTATATGAAAGAGTAATCAGCAGGTctcatttaggaaaaataaattttattgtatatatttgagtTTACAACACATTATGGGATACATgtagatagtaaaatggttactatagtgaagcagattaacatatttataatctcagttacttttttgtatgtgtgtgacaaaagcagctaaaatctacttatttgattaaaattccaaataaaatacaattttattaactaaaatccTTACTCTGTACACTAGACCTCTAGTGTTGTTCATCTTACATAACTTCTACTTTGTATCCTTGGACCTAcattcctgatatggtttggctgtgcccccaccaaaatctcatcttgagttgtaactcccacaattcccacatcatgggagggaccctgtgggaggtaactgaatcatgggggcaggtctttcccgtgctgttctcatgatagtgagtaagtctcacaagatctgatggtttttaaaagggGGAGTTACCCTGCACAAGATCCCTccttgcctgctgtcatccatgtaagacatgacttgctcctccttgccttccaccatgattgtgaggccttctgAGCcgtgtggaattgtaagtccattaaatctttcttttgtaaattgcccagtctcgggtatgtctttatcagcatcgtgaaaacagactaaaacaattACCCTATTTCCTTCagcaaattttataaattttgattcTATATTACTGTGGTGACAATTACTTCCTATTTTCTATTGTGCTAATGAAGGCATGAGAGATGTCAGCATATGTATCTATGTCACATACTTAGAACACATAAGCCCCCAAATttcaagttatttaaatttaagtatctTTTTACTTCTGATCATTAATTAACTCAatcaattattaattaaaaaaataactagcTTTGCCAATGGTAGTTAAAGATTAAGTTTAGACACTCTTTTGGAATAACTACTCTTTTTCACTATGGCCATTTGCTTAGCATTTGGCCTTAATAAAAAATGACAGGTGAAATCCAACTccatcattttatagatgtgaaaacAGGCCTACCAGGAGAGTTAAGTAAACTAGTCAAGGTCATATAACTGATAAACGGCAAATCAAGGTTTTCTTAGtgtattttagtgtatttttcatTATACAATACGTAGTGATGTATCAACTACAGATACATACAGAAAGTAATACAGAAAGCAATCACCATAAAAGATATCCTGTTTAAGTAAATTttgttttggtgtattttgaatTTATTCATAGGGTTGCAATGAATTTTGCTGAATGTAATGATGCTACAATAATACTACTGAGGACATTGTTAATTACACAACAGTAGCAAAATGAGAATCTTAGGACAAAACATTTTCTATATGTTACATTTTAATATGATAGATTACATATAGTAAATATTCACATTCAATCCAATaaacacttgatttttttttttttttttgagacagagtcttgctctattgcccaggctggaatgcagtggtgctatcttggctcactgcaacgtctgcctcccgggttcaagtgattctcctccctcagcctcccaagtagctggattacaggcacccgccactatgcctggctaatttttgtatttttagtagagatgagggtttcaccattttggccaggctggtcttgaactcctgacctcgtgatccatctgcctcggcctcccaaagtgctgggattacaggtgtgagccatcgcgcctagCCTAAACAATTTTATGCATAACACTGAGTCTCCCACTTAGAAGCAACTGCTTTTATCCTGTGTTGCCCCCTCCTTGCTATGAGCTCCTTAAAGTTAAGCAAATTGGTGAGCTCGAAGGCAAGATTATTATTAAAAGATATATGAATTCTAGCTTAGTATCAAGACCTTTGTCTGAATCAAATCATGATTTTTtgatacatttaaaatgtgaaatcaaATCAACTAGTTTGTCATGTTACAGAATTTGTTTTACTAACttgataaaatacataaattactaaaaaagtaaaatgatttaaaaggtaaataaattataAGATTTCAGTACTTAAAAGGACAATGGTAtgccaaaagttttaaaaagttaagttttACAGACCTCTAAGACTCATAGCATATAACACTCCCTAAATTTAAGTTTGACCACAGAATTTCTGTGGGACAAAGCATCACCAAGGACTGGTGCTGGAAGAAATACACTTTGGGAAATATTCTATTATGCCATTGTTCAGAGGACTACAGCTATGCAATGTTATATTACATCCAATTTGCATCTGGATTTAAAATCCAGACAGACATAATAGA
This sequence is a window from Homo sapiens chromosome 12, GRCh38.p14 Primary Assembly. Protein-coding genes within it:
- the CRY1 gene encoding cryptochrome-1 isoform c (isoform c is encoded by transcript variant 3): MGVNAVHWFRKGLRLHDNPALKECIQGADTIRCVYILDPWFAGSSNVGINRWRFLLQCLEDLDANLRKLNSRLFVIRGQPADVFPRLFKEWNITKLSIEYDSEPFGKERDAAIKKLATEAGVEVIVRISHTLYDLDKIIELNGGQPPLTYKRFQTLISKMEPLEIPVETITSEVIEKCTTPLSDDHDEKYGVPSLEELGFDTDGLSSAVWPGGETEALTRLERHLERKAWVANFERPRMNANSLLASPTGLSPYLRFGCLSCRLFYFKLTDLYKKVKKNSSPPLSLYGQLLWREFFYTAATNNPRFDKMEGNPICVQIPWDKNPEALAKWAEGRTGFPWIDAIMTQLRQEGWIHHLARHAVACFLTRGDLWISWEEGMKVFEELLLDADWSINAGSWMWLSCSSFFQQFFHCYCPVGFGRRTDPNGDYIRRYLPVLRGFPAKYIYDPWNAPEGIQKVAKCLIGVNYPKPMVNHAEASRLNIERMKQIYQQLSRYRGLGLLASVPSNPNGNGGFMGYSAENIPGCSSSGSCSQGSGILHYAHGDSQQTHLLKQVVGNVLVRKRTHRVLVLKSRDRALIRKHSGGILLQLKLVGSSILFN
- the CRY1 gene encoding cryptochrome-1 isoform b (isoform b is encoded by transcript variant 2), coding for MGVNAVHWFRKGLRLHDNPALKECIQGADTIRCVYILDPWFAGSSNVGINRWRFLLQCLEDLDANLRKLNSRLFVIRGQPADVFPRLFKEWNITKLSIEYDSEPFGKERDAAIKKLATEAGVEVIVRISHTLYDLDKIIELNGGQPPLTYKRFQTLISKMEPLEIPVETITSEVIEKCTTPLSDDHDEKYGVPSLEELGFDTDGLSSAVWPGGETEALTRLERHLERKAWVANFERPRMNANSLLASPTGLSPYLRFGCLSCRLFYFKLTDLYKKVKKNSSPPLSLYGQLLWREFFYTAATNNPRFDKMEGNPICVQIPWDKNPEALAKWAEGRTGFPWIDAIMTQLRQEGWIHHLARHAVACFLTRGDLWISWEEGMKVFEELLLDADWSINAGSWMWLSCSSFFQQFFHCYCPVGFGRRTDPNGDYIRRYLPVLRGFPAKYIYDPWNAPEGIQKVAKCLIGVNYPKPMVNHAEASRLNIERMKQIYQQLSRYRGLGLLASVPSNPNGNGGFMGYSAENIPGCSSSGSCSQGSGILHYAHGDSQQTHLLKQAPWALVSVVGNVLVRKRTHRVLVLKSRDRALIRKHSGGILLQLKLVGSSILFN
- the CRY1 gene encoding cryptochrome-1 isoform a (isoform a is encoded by transcript variant 1) — encoded protein: MGVNAVHWFRKGLRLHDNPALKECIQGADTIRCVYILDPWFAGSSNVGINRWRFLLQCLEDLDANLRKLNSRLFVIRGQPADVFPRLFKEWNITKLSIEYDSEPFGKERDAAIKKLATEAGVEVIVRISHTLYDLDKIIELNGGQPPLTYKRFQTLISKMEPLEIPVETITSEVIEKCTTPLSDDHDEKYGVPSLEELGFDTDGLSSAVWPGGETEALTRLERHLERKAWVANFERPRMNANSLLASPTGLSPYLRFGCLSCRLFYFKLTDLYKKVKKNSSPPLSLYGQLLWREFFYTAATNNPRFDKMEGNPICVQIPWDKNPEALAKWAEGRTGFPWIDAIMTQLRQEGWIHHLARHAVACFLTRGDLWISWEEGMKVFEELLLDADWSINAGSWMWLSCSSFFQQFFHCYCPVGFGRRTDPNGDYIRRYLPVLRGFPAKYIYDPWNAPEGIQKVAKCLIGVNYPKPMVNHAEASRLNIERMKQIYQQLSRYRGLGLLASVPSNPNGNGGFMGYSAENIPGCSSSGSCSQGSGILHYAHGDSQQTHLLKQEAPWALVSVVGNVLVRKRTHRVLVLKSRDRALIRKHSGGILLQLKLVGSSILFN
- the CRY1 gene encoding cryptochrome-1 isoform d (isoform d is encoded by transcript variant 4), giving the protein MGVNAVHWFRKGLRLHDNPALKECIQGADTIRCVYILDPWFAGSSNVGINRWRFLLQCLEDLDANLRKLNSRLFVIRGQPADVFPRLFKEWNITKLSIEYDSEPFGKERDAAIKKLATEAGVEVIVRISHTLYDLDKIIELNGGQPPLTYKRFQTLISKMEPLEIPVETITSEVIEKCTTPLSDDHDEKYGVPSLEELGFDTDGLSSAVWPGGETEALTRLERHLERKAWVANFERPRMNANSLLASPTGLSPYLRFGCLSCRLFYFKLTDLYKKVKKNSSPPLSLYGQLLWREFFYTAATNNPRFDKMEGNPICVQIPWDKNPEALAKWAEGRTGFPWIDAIMTQLRQEGWIHHLARHAVACFLTRGDLWISWEEGMKVFEELLLDADWSINAGSWMWLSCSSFFQQFFHCYCPVGFGRRTDPNGDYIRRYLPVLRGFPAKYIYDPWNAPEGIQKVAKCLIGVNYPKPMVNHAEASRLNIERMKQIYQQLSRYRGLGLLASVPSNPNGNGGFMGYSAENIPGCSSSGSCSQGSGILHYAHGDSQQTHLLKQGRSSMGTGLSGGKRPSQEEDTQSIGPKVQRQSTN
- the CRY1 gene encoding cryptochrome-1 isoform h (isoform h is encoded by transcript variant 14), producing MEPLEIPVETITSEVIEKCTTPLSDDHDEKYGVPSLEELGFDTDGLSSAVWPGGETEALTRLERHLERKAWVANFERPRMNANSLLASPTGLSPYLRFGCLSCRLFYFKLTDLYKKVKKNSSPPLSLYGQLLWREFFYTAATNNPRFDKMEGNPICVQIPWDKNPEALAKWAEGRTGFPWIDAIMTQLRQEGWIHHLARHAVACFLTRGDLWISWEEGMKVFEELLLDADWSINAGSWMWLSCSSFFQQFFHCYCPVGFGRRTDPNGDYIRRYLPVLRGFPAKYIYDPWNAPEGIQKVAKCLIGVNYPKPMVNHAEASRLNIERMKQIYQQLSRYRGLGLLASVPSNPNGNGGFMGYSAENIPGCSSSGSCSQGSGILHYAHGDSQQTHLLKQGRSSMGTGLSGGKRPSQEEDTQSIGPKVQRQSTN
- the CRY1 gene encoding cryptochrome-1 isoform g (isoform g is encoded by transcript variant 10); translation: MCFPGFSRIIELNGGQPPLTYKRFQTLISKMEPLEIPVETITSEVIEKCTTPLSDDHDEKYGVPSLEELGFDTDGLSSAVWPGGETEALTRLERHLERKAWVANFERPRMNANSLLASPTGLSPYLRFGCLSCRLFYFKLTDLYKKVKKNSSPPLSLYGQLLWREFFYTAATNNPRFDKMEGNPICVQIPWDKNPEALAKWAEGRTGFPWIDAIMTQLRQEGWIHHLARHAVACFLTRGDLWISWEEGMKVFEELLLDADWSINAGSWMWLSCSSFFQQFFHCYCPVGFGRRTDPNGDYIRRYLPVLRGFPAKYIYDPWNAPEGIQKVAKCLIGVNYPKPMVNHAEASRLNIERMKQIYQQLSRYRGLGLLASVPSNPNGNGGFMGYSAENIPGCSSSGSCSQGSGILHYAHGDSQQTHLLKQGRSSMGTGLSGGKRPSQEEDTQSIGPKVQRQSTN
- the CRY1 gene encoding cryptochrome-1 isoform f (isoform f is encoded by transcript variant 8), whose amino-acid sequence is MMIIFHKMMASYSNTTYWIISNSVRFLLQCLEDLDANLRKLNSRLFVIRGQPADVFPRLFKEWNITKLSIEYDSEPFGKERDAAIKKLATEAGVEVIVRISHTLYDLDKIIELNGGQPPLTYKRFQTLISKMEPLEIPVETITSEVIEKCTTPLSDDHDEKYGVPSLEELGFDTDGLSSAVWPGGETEALTRLERHLERKAWVANFERPRMNANSLLASPTGLSPYLRFGCLSCRLFYFKLTDLYKKVKKNSSPPLSLYGQLLWREFFYTAATNNPRFDKMEGNPICVQIPWDKNPEALAKWAEGRTGFPWIDAIMTQLRQEGWIHHLARHAVACFLTRGDLWISWEEGMKVFEELLLDADWSINAGSWMWLSCSSFFQQFFHCYCPVGFGRRTDPNGDYIRRYLPVLRGFPAKYIYDPWNAPEGIQKVAKCLIGVNYPKPMVNHAEASRLNIERMKQIYQQLSRYRGLGLLASVPSNPNGNGGFMGYSAENIPGCSSSGSCSQGSGILHYAHGDSQQTHLLKQGRSSMGTGLSGGKRPSQEEDTQSIGPKVQRQSTN
- the CRY1 gene encoding cryptochrome-1 isoform e (isoform e is encoded by transcript variant 7), whose product is MGVNAVHWFRKGLRLHDNPALKECIQGADTIRCVYILDPWFAGSSNVGINRFLLQCLEDLDANLRKLNSRLFVIRGQPADVFPRLFKEWNITKLSIEYDSEPFGKERDAAIKKLATEAGVEVIVRISHTLYDLDKIIELNGGQPPLTYKRFQTLISKMEPLEIPVETITSEVIEKCTTPLSDDHDEKYGVPSLEELGFDTDGLSSAVWPGGETEALTRLERHLERKAWVANFERPRMNANSLLASPTGLSPYLRFGCLSCRLFYFKLTDLYKKVKKNSSPPLSLYGQLLWREFFYTAATNNPRFDKMEGNPICVQIPWDKNPEALAKWAEGRTGFPWIDAIMTQLRQEGWIHHLARHAVACFLTRGDLWISWEEGMKVFEELLLDADWSINAGSWMWLSCSSFFQQFFHCYCPVGFGRRTDPNGDYIRRYLPVLRGFPAKYIYDPWNAPEGIQKVAKCLIGVNYPKPMVNHAEASRLNIERMKQIYQQLSRYRGLGLLASVPSNPNGNGGFMGYSAENIPGCSSSGSCSQGSGILHYAHGDSQQTHLLKQGRSSMGTGLSGGKRPSQEEDTQSIGPKVQRQSTN